In Nymphaea colorata isolate Beijing-Zhang1983 chromosome 5, ASM883128v2, whole genome shotgun sequence, one genomic interval encodes:
- the LOC116254921 gene encoding probable acylpyruvase FAHD1, mitochondrial — protein sequence MASVGNKILSLGTKIVAVGRNYAAHAKELGAALSEEPVLFLKPTSSYVQNGGTIEIPHSMESLVYEAELGIVVGKKARDVPQNSAMDFVAGYALGLDMTAKEMQNAAKAAGLPWTLSKGQDTFTPIGDFVHKSAVADPHNLELWLKVDDVLKQKGSTKDMIFKIPYLVSHISSYMTLFEGDVILTGTPQGAGPVKAGQKISAGITGLTDIHFDVQKRAKPISS from the exons ATGGCTTCAGTGGGCAACAAGATTTTGAGCCTGGGAACAAAAATTGTTGCTGTTGGCAGGAACTACGCCGCCCATGCCAAAGAGCTCGGTGCTGCCCTGTCTGAG GAACCAGTGTTGTTCTTGAAGCCTACTTCATCTTATGTACAAAATGGTGGCACCATTGAGATTCCCCACTCTATGGAATCGTTGGTGTATGAGGCAGAGCTGGGAATTGTTGTTGGGAAGAAAGCTCGTGATGTTCCCCAGAATTCAGCAATGGATTTTGTAGCAG GCTATGCTCTTGGTTTAGACATGAcagcaaaagaaatgcagaaTGCTGCTAAG GCTGCTGGTCTTCCGTGGACACTTTCCAAGGGGCAGGACACTTTTACTCCAATTGGGGACTTT GTACACAAATCAGCAGTAGCGGACCCTCACAATCTGGAACTTTGGTTAAAG GTCGATGATGTCCTCAAACAGAAGGGTTCAACCAAAGATATGATCTTCAAGATCCCATATCTCGTAAGCCACATCAGTTCCTACATGACACTTTTTGAAGGAGATGTGATACTAACAG GCACTCCGCAAGGAGCTGGTCCCGTGAAAGCAGGCCAGAAGATCAGTGCTGGTATTACAGGCTTGACTGACATTCATTTTGATGTTCAGAAGCGCGCGAAACCTATCAGCAGCTAA
- the LOC116254916 gene encoding subtilisin-like protease SBT1.5: MGIALWATFPWFFLSALCSVLSAGGRDERTFIVRVQSDLKPSAFASHERWYQSSLRNVKPAEQVAAEDEEGTGILHVYDTVFHGFSARMTPEEAEEMGKNPAVLKVIPDGVMRLHTTRSPEFLGLVPRSDRLLGLSRYGSDIVIGVLDSGIWPERRSFSDRGLGPVPAKWKGVCEEGKDFPKTSCNRKLVGARMFPTGYQAEKRGKINESEVLSPRDTMGHGTHTASTAAGRRVSRASLLGLAGGVASGMAPRSRIAVYKICWGASSCHRSDILAAFDRAVGDGVDVISISVGGGYALPFDTDPIAIGSFAATAAGVFVAASAGNDGPGSMTVDNVSPWITTVGAGTLDRNFPADVILGDGRVFPGESLYRGPGTAGNQSFPIVLAKNVAAAGKEFTAPLCMDGTLDPAKAAGKIVICERGGIDRIVKSEVVRKAGGAGAIIGNGNYQGGEEPIPDPYLLPTVSVGSGASLEIRFYAMTKPNGTARLVFRGTHVGAQPAPMVAAFSARGPVAGVPELFKPDLIAPGVSILAAWPDGLGPSGLSSDTRRTEFNIYSGTSMSCPHVSGIAALLKGAHPDWSPAAIRSAMMTTAYSTDRAGSPIADANSRKPATVLDFGSGHVNPERAVDPGLVYDISPEDYVQFLCDSNYTEKEIRVITGKGGACSGKKKGRPADLNYPAIAVQFDQGPKANGSLGAVELVRTVTNVAEGSSRYAVEVVPPKGTSVVVEPTELVFGGRKEKKGYRVRVEARCVNFTDGIYKYEWGSLTWRDGRHTVRSPVLVTWIQKCC, from the coding sequence ATGGGGATCGCCTTGTGGGCTACGTTCCCGTGGTTCTTCCTCTCTGCTCTCTGTTCCGTCCTCTCCGCCGGTGGTCGAGACGAGAGAACGTTCATCGTAAGAGTCCAGAGCGACCTTAAGCCCTCCGCCTTTGCCTCCCACGAGCGCTGGTACCAGTCCTCCCTCAGGAACGTGAAACCCGCAGAGCAAGTGGCGGCGGAGGACGAAGAAGGCACCGGAATTCTGCATGTGTATGATACGGTTTTTCATGGGTTCTCTGCGAGGATGACGCCGGAGGAGGCGGAGGAGATGGGGAAGAACCCGGCGGTCCTCAAGGTTATTCCGGACGGGGTTATGCGGCTGCACACCACGCGCTCCCCGGAGTTCCTCGGCCTCGTTCCTCGGTCAGACAGGCTTCTGGGGCTCTCGAGGTACGGGTCCGACATCGTGATCGGCGTCCTGGACTCCGGCATCTGGCCGGAGAGGCGGAGCTTCTCCGACCGAGGTCTCGGCCCTGTTCCCGCCAAATGGAAGGGAGTGTGCGAGGAGGGAAAGGATTTCCCGAAGACGTCATGTAACCGAAAGCTGGTTGGAGCCAGAATGTTTCCGACGGGTTATCAGGCCGAAAAGCGCGGGAAGATAAATGAATCAGAGGTACTCTCCCCCAGAGACACTATGGGCCACGGCACGCACACTGCTTCTACAGCCGCCGGAAGGCGCGTTTCGCGGGCATCACTGCTCGGACTCGCAGGAGGCGTCGCCTCCGGTATGGCGCCCAGGTCGCGAATTGCTGTTTACAAGATCTGCTGGGGCGCCTCCTCGTGCCACCGCTCAGACATCCTAGCGGCCTTCGACCGTGCCGTGGGGGACGGCGTCGATGTCATCTCCATCTCCGTCGGAGGCGGCTACGCCTTACCCTTCGACACTGATCCGATCGCGATCGGCTCCTTCGCGGCCACGGCTGCCGGCGTCTTCGTTGCGGCCTCCGCCGGGAACGACGGCCCCGGCTCGATGACCGTCGACAACGTCTCCCCATGGATCACGACCGTCGGAGCTGGTACCCTGGACCGCAACTTCCCTGCGGACGTCATACTCGGCGACGGCCGGGTTTTCCCCGGAGAGTCCCTCTACCGCGGTCCCGGAACAGCGGGGAACCAATCGTTCCCGATCGTCCTCGCGAAGAACGTGGCGGCCGCCGGGAAGGAATTCACGGCCCCGCTCTGCATGGACGGTACGCTCGACCCAGCAAAGGCGGCCGGGAAGATCGTCATATGCGAAAGGGGTGGCATCGACCGGATCGTGAAGTCGGAGGTCGTGCGGAAGGCCGGCGGCGCCGGAGCGATCATCGGGAACGGGAACTACCAGGGTGGGGAGGAGCCAATCCCGGACCCGTACCTGCTACCGACGGTCTCCGTTGGGTCGGGGGCGTCCCTCGAGATCCGATTCTACGCCATGACCAAACCCAACGGGACCGCTAGGCTCGTCTTCCGCGGGACCCACGTCGGCGCCCAGCCTGCGCCCATGGTGGCGGCCTTCTCCGCGCGCGGGCCCGTCGCCGGCGTGCCCGAGCTCTTCAAGCCCGACCTGATCGCGCCGGGAGTCAGCATCCTGGCCGCCTGGCCCGACGGGTTGGGGCCCAGCGGACTCTCGTCCGATACCCGCCGGACAGAGTTCAATATCTACTCCGGCACCTCCATGTCCTGCCCGCACGTATCCGGCATCGCTGCCCTGCTCAAGGGGGCTCACCCGGACTGGTCGCCGGCTGCAATCCGGTCGGCAATGATGACCACGGCCTACTCGACGGACCGCGCCGGGTCGCCGATCGCCGATGCCAACTCGCGAAAGCCGGCAACCGTCCTCGATTTTGGATCCGGGCACGTGAACCCGGAGCGGGCTGTGGATCCAGGTCTCGTGTATGACATATCACCTGAGGACTACGTGCAATTCCTGTGCGACTCGAACTACACGGAGAAGGAGATAAGGGTAATTACAGGAAAAGGCGGGGCATGTTCcgggaagaagaaggggaggcCGGCGGACCTGAACTACCCCGCTATCGCGGTCCAGTTCGACCAGGGTCCGAAGGCGAACGGGTCGCTCGGGGCGGTGGAGCTTGTCCGTACCGTGACCAACGTGGCGGAAGGTAGCTCGCGGTACGCCGTGGAGGTGGTTCCGCCTAAGGGTACCAGTGTGGTGGTGGAGCCGACGGAGTTGGTGTTCGGGGgcaggaaggagaagaaggggtACCGGGTGAGGGTGGAGGCGCGGTGCGTGAACTTCACGGACGGTATATACAAGTACGAATGGGGGTCGCTCACCTGGAGGGACGGTAGGCACACCGTAAGGAGCCCCGTCTTGGTGACGTGGATACAGAAATGCTGTTGA